In Chryseobacterium camelliae, one DNA window encodes the following:
- a CDS encoding zinc-dependent metalloprotease, which yields MKKLITGLLCSFIGSSALAQWTPAAIAKRNVSEVSLSNNAYYKLDLNRLRSQLENAQETGPNAKAVEISLPTMRGKMERFAVYSFPVMVKELADQYHLGSYVGVGIDDPSKFLRFSVSPNDLQSMIIKGGEYEFIEPSNSDKTIYEVHAKSKPTGGKSFICSTEESPAAKEQIEELLQKGQSFSNQPTDFSKMSDKKYRTMRLVMSVTGEYTAFHGGTVPGALAAVNATMTRVNGVFEKDFALHLNIQNYTNVIYTDAASDPYSDAATGAAGAWNLELQQTLTANVGNANYDVGHLFGASGGGGNAGCIGCVCINPSTAVPKGKGSGYTSPANGIPQGDTFDIDYVAHELGHQLGANHTFSHAIEGSGVNVEPGSGSTIMGYAGITGANTDVQANSDAYFHKASITQVQNNLNVRTCDVETTITNTPPVIAALPSYTIPKGTAFVLTASATDAENDPLTYTWEQVDSGLTSAQTINKNNIGTTTYGAAFRSIAPTTSPTRYFPKLSSVIAGVLDNSLNTWESTPQVARNMKFAVTVRDNNPTSTQQQTQFAEQNITVGGDGPFRINAGNYLFSNVSNTLTWDVANTSGAPYNSANVKLDYSTDNGVNWTTIIATTANDGTESINMPASLNGQFVIVRVSSIGNIFYAVKKVMVTTQVGCGNAVTGVYVDNITNTGGTVNWAPVSGAVSYVIRYKRTSDTTWQQTTTTATTVNLTNIISNATYEVQVASVCGTQGSFSASTVFSTLNPTYCTVAVTNTAPQYEYISNVTLTSSTGAVLMSNSSGPSAYSDYTANTALQPNLTANNTYTFSMTITNADYDTAAVFIDYNKNGVFEASERIFNYPVNLPTGPITGTFTVPSTTITNQPLRMRVILYYGGQAQAGLSLGSTYAGCGAIGYGEAEDYNVIIATTLGTSEVIANSGINIYPNPVSDVLNVTKVSDKATYKIYSAAGQLIQQGNINGGKINVAELIKGGYIISIEDKDKDLFRSKFIKK from the coding sequence ATGAAAAAACTTATTACTGGTTTATTGTGTAGCTTCATAGGGAGTAGTGCGCTTGCTCAGTGGACTCCTGCAGCTATAGCTAAGAGGAATGTCTCTGAGGTTTCTCTTTCAAACAACGCTTATTACAAGTTGGATCTCAACAGGCTCAGGTCACAACTTGAAAATGCTCAGGAAACCGGACCAAATGCAAAAGCCGTTGAAATCTCATTGCCGACCATGAGAGGGAAAATGGAACGTTTTGCAGTGTACAGTTTTCCTGTTATGGTAAAAGAACTGGCAGATCAGTATCATCTGGGCTCTTATGTGGGAGTAGGTATTGACGATCCTTCAAAATTCTTAAGATTTTCAGTATCGCCAAATGATCTTCAGTCTATGATTATCAAAGGAGGTGAATATGAATTTATTGAGCCTTCCAACTCCGACAAAACCATTTACGAAGTTCATGCAAAATCCAAACCTACCGGCGGGAAAAGCTTTATCTGTAGTACAGAAGAAAGTCCTGCGGCAAAGGAACAGATAGAAGAACTTTTGCAAAAAGGGCAGTCTTTCAGCAATCAGCCGACTGACTTTTCAAAAATGTCAGATAAAAAATACAGAACCATGCGCCTGGTAATGTCTGTTACCGGTGAATATACTGCTTTTCACGGAGGTACCGTTCCTGGTGCTTTAGCAGCAGTTAATGCTACGATGACCAGAGTGAACGGTGTCTTTGAAAAAGATTTTGCATTGCACCTTAATATACAGAATTATACCAACGTTATTTATACGGATGCAGCTTCGGATCCTTATTCTGACGCAGCTACAGGAGCTGCCGGGGCATGGAATCTGGAACTTCAGCAGACATTAACGGCTAATGTAGGAAATGCCAATTATGATGTCGGACATTTGTTTGGTGCTTCCGGAGGCGGAGGAAATGCAGGATGTATAGGATGTGTATGTATCAATCCTTCTACCGCCGTGCCAAAAGGTAAAGGATCGGGATACACCTCTCCGGCAAATGGTATTCCTCAGGGAGATACCTTTGATATTGATTATGTTGCCCATGAGCTTGGGCACCAGTTGGGGGCAAACCATACATTCTCTCATGCAATTGAGGGATCCGGCGTAAATGTTGAACCGGGTTCAGGATCTACCATTATGGGATATGCAGGTATTACCGGGGCCAATACAGATGTTCAGGCAAATTCTGATGCTTACTTTCATAAAGCGAGTATTACACAGGTTCAGAATAACCTGAATGTCAGGACCTGTGATGTTGAAACAACAATCACGAATACCCCTCCTGTAATTGCAGCTTTGCCGTCATACACCATTCCTAAAGGTACAGCATTCGTTTTAACAGCTTCTGCAACTGATGCTGAGAATGACCCGCTTACTTACACATGGGAACAGGTTGACAGCGGTCTCACCAGTGCGCAGACAATTAATAAAAATAACATAGGAACAACTACTTATGGCGCGGCGTTCAGGTCTATAGCCCCAACAACCAGCCCAACTCGGTATTTTCCTAAGTTATCTTCCGTAATAGCAGGAGTATTAGACAATTCCCTGAATACCTGGGAGTCTACTCCTCAGGTGGCAAGAAATATGAAATTTGCCGTAACGGTAAGAGATAACAACCCGACCTCCACACAGCAACAGACTCAATTTGCAGAGCAGAATATCACTGTAGGCGGAGACGGGCCTTTCAGAATTAATGCAGGTAATTATTTGTTCTCAAATGTCAGCAATACTTTAACATGGGATGTAGCTAACACCAGTGGCGCACCATACAATTCAGCTAATGTTAAACTGGACTACTCAACAGATAATGGTGTAAACTGGACTACCATTATTGCCACAACGGCCAACGACGGAACGGAAAGCATTAATATGCCGGCTTCATTAAACGGACAGTTTGTTATAGTAAGAGTTTCATCCATCGGAAATATATTTTATGCGGTAAAAAAAGTAATGGTGACAACCCAGGTAGGTTGCGGAAATGCAGTTACCGGAGTTTATGTTGATAACATAACCAATACCGGAGGAACTGTAAACTGGGCACCGGTGAGCGGAGCAGTTTCTTATGTCATCCGATATAAGAGAACTTCAGATACTACATGGCAACAGACTACTACGACGGCTACTACTGTTAATCTTACCAATATTATATCCAATGCAACATATGAAGTGCAGGTAGCTTCAGTTTGTGGAACTCAGGGCTCTTTTTCAGCAAGTACCGTTTTCTCAACGCTGAATCCTACTTATTGTACAGTGGCTGTTACCAACACTGCACCACAGTATGAATATATTTCTAATGTAACTTTGACCAGCAGTACGGGAGCAGTGCTGATGAGCAATTCATCAGGACCATCTGCTTATTCAGATTATACTGCGAATACAGCGCTTCAGCCTAACCTGACAGCCAACAATACCTATACATTTTCAATGACTATAACAAATGCGGATTATGATACTGCTGCTGTTTTCATTGATTATAATAAGAATGGTGTATTCGAGGCTTCAGAAAGGATATTCAATTATCCGGTAAACCTTCCTACAGGACCAATTACAGGGACATTTACAGTGCCTTCCACGACCATTACCAATCAGCCACTGAGAATGAGGGTCATCCTGTATTACGGGGGACAGGCTCAGGCGGGATTATCTCTAGGATCTACGTATGCAGGTTGCGGGGCAATCGGTTATGGTGAAGCGGAAGATTATAATGTTATCATAGCGACTACGCTTGGAACATCTGAAGTAATTGCAAACAGCGGAATTAATATTTACCCTAATCCTGTTTCCGATGTCCTGAACGTAACCAAGGTTTCGGATAAAGCTACCTATAAAATATATAGCGCGGCAGGACAACTGATCCAACAAGGAAATATTAACGGCGGTAAAATTAATGTTGCTGAACTGATTAAAGGTGGATATATTATATCGATTGAAGATAAAGACAAGGATCTTTTCAGATCTAAGTTCATTAAAAAATAA
- the rlmD gene encoding 23S rRNA (uracil(1939)-C(5))-methyltransferase RlmD has translation MKKKKNRNIILENIKLLNAGAKGVAIGKTEDGKTVLVSGAIPGDVVNARVKKSKSKYYEAEAVDILEKSPYRVDPKCIHFGVCGGCKWQNMSYEKQLDFKQAEVYNNIKRIGGIDDFETVPILGSAEEYYYRNKMEFSFSNARWLTQYEISSEENFGSRDALGFHIPGMWSKILDLKECFLQEDPSNTIRLAVREYASNNGLDFFDVRNHEGFLRTLMMRQNSAGEWMVLFQLYREEKENREKLFGFLLETFPQIKTLVYAINPKPNDSIYDLDIHVYHGEGFLMEEMDGLRFKIGPKSFFQTNYKQALELYRKTLEFADLKGDEVVYDLYTGTGTIAQYVARRAKQVIGIESVQEAIDAAVEHAELNGLTNCTFYCGDMKDVFNDEFLANHPKADVLITDPPRDGMHQKVVEQILKLSPDKIVYVSCNSATQARDLALMKEQYTVVKILPVDMFPQTHHVENIALLIKK, from the coding sequence ATGAAAAAGAAGAAGAACAGGAATATTATCCTTGAAAATATAAAGCTTTTAAATGCAGGAGCCAAAGGCGTGGCTATCGGAAAAACGGAAGACGGGAAAACTGTGCTTGTATCCGGTGCTATACCAGGGGATGTTGTTAATGCAAGAGTGAAAAAATCAAAGTCCAAATATTATGAAGCTGAAGCTGTGGATATCCTGGAGAAATCGCCGTACAGAGTAGATCCGAAATGCATCCATTTTGGAGTTTGTGGCGGCTGCAAGTGGCAGAATATGAGTTATGAAAAGCAGCTGGACTTCAAGCAGGCGGAAGTATATAATAATATCAAAAGAATTGGTGGTATCGATGATTTTGAAACGGTTCCTATCCTCGGTTCTGCAGAGGAATATTATTACAGGAATAAAATGGAATTCTCTTTTTCCAATGCAAGATGGCTTACTCAGTATGAAATCAGTTCCGAAGAAAATTTCGGCAGCCGGGATGCTCTTGGCTTCCATATTCCAGGGATGTGGAGCAAAATCCTTGATCTTAAAGAGTGCTTCCTTCAGGAAGATCCCTCCAACACAATACGTCTGGCTGTAAGGGAATATGCCAGCAATAACGGGCTGGATTTCTTCGATGTGAGGAACCATGAAGGCTTTTTACGTACCCTAATGATGAGGCAAAACTCTGCAGGAGAATGGATGGTACTTTTCCAGCTCTACAGGGAAGAAAAGGAAAACAGGGAAAAGCTTTTTGGATTCCTGCTGGAAACTTTCCCTCAGATCAAAACATTGGTGTATGCCATTAATCCCAAACCGAATGATTCCATTTACGACCTTGATATCCATGTATACCACGGAGAAGGCTTCTTAATGGAAGAAATGGATGGGCTTAGGTTTAAGATCGGTCCGAAATCTTTCTTTCAGACCAATTACAAACAGGCCCTTGAACTCTACCGTAAAACTTTGGAGTTTGCAGACCTGAAAGGGGATGAAGTGGTATATGATCTTTACACCGGAACCGGAACCATTGCCCAGTATGTTGCCAGAAGGGCCAAGCAGGTTATCGGGATAGAATCCGTACAGGAAGCAATAGATGCAGCGGTTGAGCATGCCGAACTGAATGGCCTTACCAATTGTACGTTTTATTGCGGAGATATGAAAGATGTTTTCAATGATGAATTCCTTGCCAACCACCCAAAAGCGGATGTCCTGATTACGGATCCGCCAAGAGACGGTATGCACCAGAAGGTGGTGGAACAGATATTAAAGCTTTCACCGGATAAAATAGTTTATGTAAGCTGTAATTCCGCAACGCAGGCAAGGGATCTTGCCTTGATGAAAGAACAGTATACCGTAGTAAAAATTTTACCGGTAGATATGTTCCCGCAAACCCATCATGTGGAGAATATTGCCTTGCTGATCAAAAAATAA
- a CDS encoding DUF6452 family protein → MKYLKIFLLTLILGLVFSCGGDDDICESGEGTPRMKVSFKRESSGLPRTLDSLYVAVDYGSGKVQLGKQTNINSRLIPLRVDDAPYTDVYFRLSDKGAESKVRVSYTTRSTYVSPGCGIKKNYENLDAQLTNPNPVLKLEAGQNFIENEDKTILYLLF, encoded by the coding sequence ATGAAATACCTTAAAATTTTTCTGTTGACCCTTATCCTCGGCCTGGTTTTTTCCTGTGGCGGGGATGATGATATCTGTGAAAGCGGGGAAGGTACTCCAAGAATGAAAGTATCCTTTAAAAGAGAAAGTTCAGGTCTGCCAAGAACACTGGACTCGCTGTATGTAGCGGTTGATTACGGATCGGGTAAAGTACAGCTGGGAAAACAGACTAACATCAATTCCCGGCTGATTCCTCTTAGGGTTGATGATGCTCCGTATACCGATGTCTATTTCAGGTTATCAGATAAAGGGGCAGAATCGAAAGTGAGAGTAAGCTACACCACCAGATCCACTTATGTATCGCCTGGATGCGGAATTAAAAAGAACTACGAAAACCTGGACGCCCAATTAACCAATCCCAATCCGGTACTGAAGCTTGAAGCCGGTCAAAACTTTATAGAGAATGAAGACAAAACAATTCTTTACCTTCTTTTTTAG
- a CDS encoding DUF6048 family protein, which produces MKTKQFFTFFFSVLSLFCLSQNKQTAPAKAEKEKWKYEPNFMVGFDLLNAGVSFFSDRKVYQGFISSRIKGDIHAIAEAGFESNIYTKNSYDGKANGPFVKLGAFYMLAKDSENPFNGFYAGGKLAGSFYTQEYMAVPVRGYGGSNSSVAFPASTQSSFWLEGVLGGRVQLFESNFYIDVNLQPKYLAYTTKQDDIQPMIVPGFGKSSSKFTMGFAWNIAYKF; this is translated from the coding sequence ATGAAGACAAAACAATTCTTTACCTTCTTTTTTAGTGTCTTGAGCCTATTTTGCCTTTCGCAGAATAAACAGACAGCACCTGCAAAAGCAGAAAAGGAAAAATGGAAGTACGAACCTAACTTCATGGTGGGGTTTGACCTTCTAAATGCCGGAGTTTCTTTCTTTTCAGACCGGAAGGTATATCAGGGGTTTATTTCATCAAGGATAAAAGGAGATATTCATGCCATTGCCGAAGCTGGTTTCGAATCGAATATCTATACGAAAAACAGTTATGATGGTAAAGCCAACGGTCCATTCGTAAAGCTGGGAGCATTTTATATGCTGGCTAAAGACAGCGAGAATCCTTTCAATGGGTTTTATGCCGGCGGAAAGCTGGCCGGATCTTTCTACACCCAGGAATATATGGCCGTACCGGTAAGAGGGTACGGAGGCAGCAATTCTTCCGTAGCTTTTCCCGCTTCCACTCAGTCTTCATTCTGGCTGGAGGGCGTATTAGGCGGTCGTGTACAGCTATTTGAATCCAACTTTTATATTGACGTCAACCTTCAGCCTAAATACCTGGCTTATACTACCAAACAGGATGATATCCAGCCGATGATTGTTCCCGGCTTCGGAAAAAGTTCCTCTAAATTTACCATGGGATTTGCGTGGAATATTGCGTATAAGTTTTAA